A stretch of the Gossypium hirsutum isolate 1008001.06 chromosome D07, Gossypium_hirsutum_v2.1, whole genome shotgun sequence genome encodes the following:
- the LOC107925862 gene encoding chromatin modification-related protein EAF1 B isoform X8, which yields MHGCSLGSALLLNAEVDSMGGVVDSGVDIGVKTSLRRAAIEKAQAELRQEYVVREERRRELEFLEKGGNPLDFKFGNAASVSVQSTSLTNQQAEHLVTSDAKGSFAPTASPHGDSVESSGRPGIPAVCEPSSADSLLLFSGENELPEGERKSMNSRKWNTVFPSEQSSRMDGAQNTKESEDSAIFRPYARRNRSKINRDGARSSPKDIVQGRGGHGPCLPAHVASKDVKALTSETNNQKGKNIHCVDATKLTTSDGDLASKMITSDNQFNMAFDGGQATEETTDQSKGDISESKVDVTFSKSLIDDLHKETAQVEADKSPVNLVPAESDLVAGKEQGVSTGLEESPATGTTKAENGTGYNQQNGFGDAKRDEEKPIEGQNSSVAIGMKGLDSVSSCTQNSLRLDVNNDKDVYINPKNVDSNGKLVEQTSEKEESLNLAVGEMARQNSEIKAVDNVAVVLDTYRSVIQNDSLNDSTVKVVEETRSELQNEVSCLSNDEAQRSSHAVSEAEREVSTVPGITSIAIPDTQASLDNHVKVVDKAHEDSVMEEAGIIEAKRKRIAELSVASLSMENCQKSHWDFVLEEMAWLANDFAQERLWKMTAAAQICRRVTFTLRLQLEEKNQYWKLRKAALILANAVMDFWHSAQLLLNSRDLGPKNCGYDLVGSQADEVLKNNNAELDMDTNKEQQQHPGNDNELAIQAYALRFLKYSSSSVPSRQADTAATSDRIFDSSIMDSSWDEHLTEESLFYAVPSGAMETYRRSIEFYLVQTEKIESNVQEVVETSAYDAGAEFPYGNFVYDEDEGETSMYYLPGAFQGSKSSKLNQKKRTMKIMKSYPPARSYEMGSDLPYGNCAQQSTLMGKRPASGLNVGPIPTKRVRTGPRQRVLSLFSCAAAAGGLQAPTKTDASSGDNNSFQDDQSTLNGGFQIEKSTEVESVGNFERQLQNDRAEPPTKAKKKKKTKNLGSAYDEGWQLESTHNELGNYSKKRPESSHFDSNGTSGLFGQHNAKKLKIMKQQLDNTFDITSNGSIPSPVGSQMSNMSNSSKIIRLMHGSDKSRKAKTPKMSAAQPGSSTPWSLLEDQALVVLVHDMGPNWDLVSDAINSTLQLKCIFLKPKECKERYKILMDRSGDGADSADDLMSSQSYPPTLPGIPKGSARQLFQRLQGPVEEETLKSHFEKIILVGKKQHYRRCQHDNQDLKQIVPVHNSHVMSLSQVCPNNLNGGVLTPLDFCDAPASSKDVLPLGYQASSLAISNQGAVGPRLPASGANSSLQGSSNAVLGSNLSSPSATLDASVRDGRFGVPRTSLPADEQHRVQQHSPVLSGRNVQQSKLTLPGAISGSDRGVLMLAGGNGVGMMCGINRNMPMSRPGFQGMVSSTMLNSGSMLSSNLVGMPSPGNMHSGPGSGQGNSTLRPRDTIHMMQPGHSPENQRQMVVPELQLHIQENSQGIAAFNGLTSAYPNQSTPSPVQSYPGQPQKSHGLNNSLQGSNGSQQQAYAMRLAKERQRQQQQQQQSHMHQQHQKFAVSNALKPHVRPQTQLPVSSLQSSSQIQSPASTQAVSLSPLTPSTPITPMSLHQQQKNHLVPRGLGRSSRPGASGLNNQIGQQQQRQLQQQQFQQSGRHHPQQRQQTQSQQQAKLLKGAGRGNMQVHQNLSVDPSPLNGLSMASSNQAAEKGEQMMHLMQGQGLYSGSVMSPVQPSKPPVSSQSMNHSQPQKKLLSGAVPPSTKYLQQMAAHSDNSSQVQVSTAPSGHTQSDVHQSVLPAAMGPNCQHLQLQSQSHKKQVNQSQPTVKRMIQQNQQVNSDPSSKSQAEPAQADQQPMSNASLMGTATTMAMPQAAIDSADNVSVVSPSVGPQWKPSESVCDLGLPNVATQVGSMGSPPHPNSARSDSLPSVSQVLGKRQLSGSLPSNGSTDGAQWPQQPQIQQSSTLPPSQQPYQQLQNQHSLLPQQQPLQQQSQQQTLHLQTVQGSLYYRPSNSKLE from the exons ATGCATGGATGCAGCTTGGGATCTGCATTGTTATTAAATGCTGAGGTTGATTCTATGGGAGGGGTTGTTGACAGTGGAGTTGACATTGGTGTCAAGACCTCCCTGCGTAGAGCAGCTATTGAGAAGGCTCAAGCAGAGCTTAG GCAGGAGTATGTTGTTCGTGAGGAAAGGAGAAGGGAACTAGAGTTTCTTGAGAAA GGTGGCAATCcgttggatttcaaatttggcaATGCAGCTTCAGTTAGTGTCCAGTCTACTTCTCTCACTAATCAGCAAGCAGAACATTTGGTTACCAG TGATGCAAAAGGTAGTTTTGCACCCACTGCCTCACCTCATGGTGATTCCGTAGAGAGTAGTGGAAGACCAGGGATTCCTGCAGTTTGTGAACCCAGTAGTGCTGACAGTCTCTTACTATTTTCTGGTGAAAATGAGTTGCCTGAAGGTGAAAGGAAGTCTATGAATTCTCGTAAGTGGAATACTGTTTTTCCATCAGAGCAATCTTCTCGAATGGATGGAGCTCAAAATACCAAGGAATCAGAAGATTCTGCTATTTTTCGCCCATATGCTCGAAGGAACAGGTCCAAAATAAATCGAGATGGAGCACGATCTAGTCCAAAAGATATTGTTCAGGGTCGAGGTGGTCATGGCCCTTGTTTACCTGCTCATGTAGCATCGAAGGATGTGAAGGCTTTGACTTCTGAAACAAATAACCAAAAGGGAAAGAACATACATTGTGTCGATGCCACAAAATTGACAACTTCAGATGGTGATTTGGCTTCAAAGATGATAACTTCTGATAATCAGTTCAACATGGCGTTTGATGGTGGTCAGGCTACAGAAGAAACAACGGATCAATCAAAAGGTGATATATCCGAAAGCAAGGTTGATGTCACATTTTCTAAAAGCTTGATCGATGACCTGCATAAGGAAACTGCTCAAGTTGAGGCTGATAAATCTCCAGTTAACTTGGTTCCTGCAGAGTCTGATCTTGTTGCAGGGAAGGAGCAGGGAGTTTCAACTGGTCTTGAAGAATCACCTGCAACAGGTACAACAAAAGCTGAAAATGGAACTGGTTATAACCAGCAAAATGGGTTTGGTGATGCCAAAAGAGATGAGGAAAAACCAATTGAAGGGCAAAATAGCAGTGTGGCAATAGGGATGAAGGGATTAGATTCAGTGTCCTCTTGCACTCAAAACAGTTTAAGATTAGATGTAAATAATGATAAAGATGTATATATAAATCCAAAAAATGTTGATTCTAATGGAAAGCTCGTGGAGCAAACATCAGAAAAAGAGGAGTCACTAAACTTAGCTGTTGGTGAAATGGCAAGACAAAACAGTGAGATTAAGGCTGTTGATAATGTTGCTGTTGTTCTTGATACTTATAGATCTGTGATTCAAAATGACTCTCTGAATGATTCTACTGTCAAAGTGGTGGAAGAAACTAGATCTGAATTGCAAAATGAGGTGAGCTGTCTATCCAATGATGAGGCACAACGAAGTAGTCATGCTGTATCAGAAGCTGAAAGGGAAGTTAGTACTGTGCCAG GAATAACCTCTATTGCTATTCCTGACACTCAAGCTAGTTTGGATAATCATGTGAAAGTGGTGGACAAGGCACATGAAGATTCCGTTATGGAAGAGGCAGGGATTATAGAG GCTAAGCGGAAAAGAATTGCAGAGTTATCTGTTGCTAGCTTATCTATGGAGAACTGCCAAAAATCTCACTGGGACTTTGTTCTTGAGGAAATGGCATGGTTGGCAAATGATTTTGCTCAG GAGCGTCTTTGGAAGATGACTGCTGCTGCTCAAATATGTAGACGTGTTACTTTTACTTTGCGATTGCAACTTGAAGAAAAGAATCAGTATTGGAAACTCAGAAAAGCAGCTTTAATCCTAGCTAATGCTGTCATGGACTTTTGGCATTCAGCACAGTTGCTTCTAAATAGTAGGGATCTTGGTCCAAAAAACTGTGGCTATGATCTAGTGGGATCACAGGCTGATGAAGTTCTTAAGAACAACAATGCAGAACTTGATATG GATACAAATAAGGAGCAGCAGCAGCACCCTGGAAATGACAATGAACTTGCTATTCAGGCATATGCtcttagatttttaaaatatagcAGTTCCTCTGTTCCATCACGTCAAGCTGATACAGCAGCAACTTCTGACAGGATATTTGACTCAAGCATTATGGACAGCTCTTGGGATGAACACCTAACTGAA GAAAGCCTCTTCTATGCAGTTCCTTCAGGTGCTATGGAAACCTACCGAAGATCTATTGAATTTTATTTGGTACAGACTGAG AAAATTGAGAGTAACGTGCAAGAGGTGGTTGAAACATCTGCTTATGATGCTGGAGCCG AGTTTCCATATGGCAACTTTGTGTATGATGAGGATGAAGGAGAAACAAGTATGTATTATTTGCCTGGAGCCTTTCAAGGTAGCAAATCGTCAAAACTAAACCAGAAGAAGCGGACaatgaaaattatgaaatcatATCCTCCTGCAAGATCATATGAAATGGGTTCTGATTTGCCTTATGGAAACTGTGCTCAACAATCAACCTTAATGGGTAAAAGGCCTGCCAGTGGTCTAAATGTTGGTCCAATTCCAACGAAACGTGTTCGCACTGGTCCCAGGCAGAGGGTTTTAAGTCTTTTTAGCTGTGCAGCTGCTGCTGGGGGTTTACAAGCTCCAACAAAAACAGATGCTTCTAGTGGAGATAATAATTCTTTTCAGGATGATCAGAGTACTTTGAATGGAGGATTCCAGATTGAGAAAAGCACAGAGGTTGAATCAGTTGGGAACTTTGAAAGGCAGCTACAAAATGACCGTGCAGAACCACCAACAAAagctaaaaagaagaaaaaaaccaaGAATCTT GGTTCTGCATATGATGAGGGTTGGCAACTTGAATCTACTCATAATGAACTG GGGAATTATTCCAAAAAGAGACCTGAGagttctcattttgattctaatgGAACCAGCG GTTTATTTGGGCAACATAATGCCAAGAAGCTGAAGATAATGAAGCAACAGCTAGATAACACTTTTGACATCACTTCAAATGGATCAATCCCTTCACCAGTAGGGTCCCAGATGAGTAACATGTCCAACTCCAGCAAAATCATCAGATTAATGCATGGTTCTGACAAGAGTAGAAAAGCCAAAACACCCAAG ATGTCTGCTGCTCAGCCTGGTTCTAGTACTCCATGGTCATTACTTGAAGATCAG GCACTTGTTGTCCTTGTACATGACATGGGTCCAAATTGGGATCTCGTAAGTGATGCCATCAACAGTACCCTTCAACTTAAG TGCATATTTCTCAAGCCTAAAGAATGTAAGGAACGCTACAAGATTTTAATGGATAGGAGTGGAGATGGAGCTGACAGTGCTGATGATTTAATGTCTTCTCAGTCATATCCACCCACATTACCTGGCATTCCAAAG GGAAGTGCTAGACAGTTGTTTCAACGTCTGCAAGGGCCAGTAGAAGAGGAGACTCTTAAGtctcattttgaaaaaattatactTGTTGGCAAGAAACAGCACTACCGGCGATGTCAG CATGATAACCAGGATTTGAAGCAGATAGTGCCGGTCCACAATTCTCATGTTATGTCTCTTTCACAAGTCTGCCCAAATAACCTAAATGGAGGGGTTCTAAC GCCTCTCGATTTTTGTGATGCCCCTGCATCAAGCAAAGATGTTCTTCCCCTAGGATATCAGGCTAGTAGTTTAGCAATATCGAATCAAGGAGCTGTGGGACCAAGGCTTCCTGCATCTGGAGCAAATTCGTCGCTGCAGGGATCTTCTAATGCGGTTCTTGGCAGTAATTTATCATCACCCTCTGCTACACTCGATGCTTCTGTGAG GGATGGTAGATTTGGTGTTCCAAGAACATCTTTGCCAGCTGATGAGCAGCATAGAGTGCAGCAACATAGTCCAGTCTTATCTGGCAGGAATGTCCAGCAGTCCAAATTGACTCTCCCTGGGGCTATTTCTGGGTCAGATCGTGGGGTTCTTATGCTGGCTGGTGGAAATGGTGTGGGCATGATGTGTGGAATAAATAGAAACATGCCAATGTCAAGGCCAGGCTTTCAAGGAATGGTATCATCAACAATGCTAAATTCTGGCAGCATGCTCTCCTCCAATTTGGTGGGAATGCCTAGCCCTGGAAATATGCACTCTGGACCAGGTTCTGGTCAAGGAAACTCTACATTGAGACCTCGGGATACCATTCACATGATGCAA CCTGGTCACAGTCCAGAGAACCAGAGGCAAATGGTGGTACCTGAGCTCCAACTGCACATTCAAGAGAACAGCCAGGGAATTGCTGCCTTCAATGGGTTGACTTCTGCTTACCCTAATCAATCAACCCCATCACCTGTTCAGTCATATCCAGGTCAACCCCAGAAGTCCCATGGGCTGAACAACTCTCTTCAGGGTTCTAATGGGTCACAGCAGCAAGCATATGCCATGCGCCTTGCTAAAGAAAGGCAaaggcagcagcagcagcagcagcagtctCATATGCATCAGCAACATCAAAAGTTTGCTGTATCTAATGCTTTGAAGCCACATGTCCGACCTCAGACTCAACTTCCTGTATCTTCTCTTCAGAGTAGTTCCCAGATTCAATCTCCAGCTTCAACTCAGGCAGTATCGCTTTCCCCTCTAACACCATCTACGCCAATAACTCCTATGTCATTACATCAGCAACAAAAAAACCACTTGGTGCCTCGTGGGCTTGGTAGGAGTTCCCGACCTGGTGCTAGTGGGTTGAACAATCAGATAGGCCAGCAACAACAGCGGCAGCTTCAACAACAGCAGTTTCAACAATCTGGAAGGCACCACCCTCAGCAACGGCAACAAACACAATCTCAGCAGCAAGCTAAACTTTTGAAGGGAGCAGGGAGGGGGAACATGCAGGTGCATCAGAACCTTTCTGTTGATCCTTCTCCTCTGAATGGCCTTAGCATGGCCTCTAGCAACCAAGCTGCTGAGAAAGGAGAGCAGATGATGCACTTAATGCAAGGTCAGGGCCTGTATTCTGGGTCTGTTATGAGCCCTGTCCAACCATCTAAACCTCCAGTTTCTTCTCAGTCCATGAATCATTCCCAGCCACAGAAAAAGCTACTTTCTGGGGCAGTACCCCCTTCTACAAAGTATCTCCAGCAGATGGCTGCACATTCTGATAATAGTTCTCAAGTTCAGGTTTCCACAGCGCCTTCTGGTCATACACAATCAGATGTGCATCAGTCTGTCCTGCCAGCAGCTATGGGTCCAAACTGCCAGCACTTGCAGCTACAGTCACAATCACATAAAAAGCAAGTTAATCAAAGCCAGCCTACTGTTAAAAGGATGATTCAGCAGAATCAACAAGTGAATTCTGATCCTTCCAGCAAATCTCAAGCTGAGCCAGCCCAAGCTGACCAACAGCCCATGAGTAATGCTTCACTTATGGGTACAGCCACAACAATGGCAATGCCTCAAGCTGCCATTGATTCAGCTGACAATGTATCGGTTGTTTCTCCCTCTGTTGGCCCTCAGTGGAAACCATCAGAATCAGTGTGTGATCTGGGTTTGCCAAATGTGGCCACTCAAGTGGGATCCATGGGGAGCCCTCCTCATCCAAATTCTGCTCGTAGTGATTCGCTACCTTCTGTCAGCCAAGTGTTAGGGAAGAGACAATTATCAGGTAGTCTACCCTCTAATGGGAGTACTGATGGGGCACAGTGGCCACAACAGCCACAGATACAACAATCTTCCACATTGCCACCATCTCAACAACCTTACCAGCAGTTACAAAATCAGCATAGTTTGCTGCCACAACAGCAGCCATTGCAACAGCAGTCGCAACAGCAAACTCTGCATCTACAAACAGTACAGGGCAGCTTGTATTACAGGCCTTCTAATTCTAAGCTGGAATGA